The Proteiniphilum propionicum genome contains the following window.
ACGATACAGTTACAACTCCTTTCAGAACTATAATTAACAAGCAATCAGTAAATTTGCTAATTAGGGTCTGCTTATTAATTACCAATCAAGCACAAAAATTCAAATGTAGCCTGATTGGATAAATATTTATATTTCTCACTTTCATCTGGTTCAGTAGTAACGAGACAAAGTAAGGCAAGGGAATAGCCCTCATGTGCCTGATCAGGTTCATCACAAAAATGATAGCCCCTATCCAACTGTTTGACGTCGAGGATAGTCTGGCGCGGATATCATTCAACAGATCCAGTTCGGTGAGGTACTTGATATCAGCGTCACAGACTGTTGCATCCAATTGAAGCCTTCCCTTGTTCCATGGATGCGGATCAGTACCCTACTTAGAGAGATACTGGCAAAAGTATCTTATTTTTAAAACGTTTCTCCCAACTCTCTAAACATTTGTATAGTTGAAATATACTGGATTTTAAAATGAATGCATGGTTCAGGTATCTTGATTTTATTTTTTCTGTTTGGCTGACTAACCTCATGTGTTACCATAACACAATTATGTTTCATGGCATATGCTATTAACCAAGGATCTGCTAAATCTGTCGCCAAGAATTCATCTTTGGCATTTTGTTTAAAATGTTGATTGGATTGTACCCACAACGCTATCTCTGCATACTTGTCAACACATGATGAAGTGTTCACGAAAAAATCAGACTTTATATCGTTAACACACCATAAAGCCAATTTATCAGGTGTTGAAGTATTACAAATTTCTTTTTTTACTTTATCTATACTACAAATCAACTCCCTATCAGACAAGTCAATTAATTTATTCCAAAAACCTGGAACCACATCAAAAGGATAATACATTCGATGAGCTTGAATTAAAACGTTACTATCTAACAGGTATTTTTTCACTAATACAGATGTTCTGTGATAAATTTGTTATACGTGTCGCCTTTCATGTTTGTCAATTTATAAGCATCGCGATACAAGAGTTTATTTTCTTTTACGGCGTTATCTACAAAAACAGCAAACCTTACACTTACTCGTTTTCTTGCAGTTGCATAGAAATCACCTCCGGAACCCTGCTTCTCCTTTCTTTGCTTAAAATCGCTCATATAATTATTGTAAAACCTAAGAAAATCGCTCAAGTTGATCAATTTTAAATCCAACGCCCTTCTATATATTACAATAGGACTTACTTTAAACATCTTACTCAGAGACTTGAAATCTTGAGTTAATTCCCATTTTTGCAAAAAACATTCCTTTGGAACTAAGAATTCGGCAGCTACTTTATCACACAAAATCTCCATAGGATTATTTGCAGGCAACAATTGCTGGTTATCGAACCCGGCACTTTCTCCTATCCATACATGTGCTAATTCGTGTATTAATGTAAACATCTGTGCAGCCTTAGCATCCGCAGCATTGATAAATAGAAAAGGAGCCTTCTTATTTACTAAAACAAAGCCACGGCATTCGTTAACATCAATTACTCTATGGGTATTGGCTCCAACAATTCCGTTAAACGTAACAATAATACCAGCCTCTTCAATCTTACTTGTCAAATGGTTTAAAGCTTGCTCCCAGTTTTCGTATAGCTCGGCCCAATCCTCTTCAAGTTGAAGAACCTCTCTTATGTCGCTAACTATGCTACTTGCATTATCCTTAACACTAAACTTCCCCACAAAATTCAAATCAGAAAAATCCAGTTCTTCCAGGTATTCAGTTAACCAATCTTGCCTATCCTTTATAAGTTGTATGGCATGAAATACGTTTAAACTCACTTTTTCTGTTTGCGCTTTCTGACCGGTTCTGAAGAATGGTAAAGGAATGGTTTCTACAGGAGGGTTATCAAGAAACATATACCCAAAAGGCACATGCACTTTGTGAGTAAAATTTTCAAGTTGTTTTAGCGTGGGATATTTTTCTCCTTTTGTCCAACTTTCTACGTCAGGATTATGAGCATAGAATTCTTCCAGACTATTACCATTTCTAATAATTGCCCACTCAATAACATCTCTGTTAATATTTTTAATTCTTTTACTCACTGCACAAATATATTCAATTAACAATCGATATCAAAATATAGACTTTACTTTAACTCGAAAGCACCTTTTAATTCTCTCTATGACAAAACATTTACCCACAAAAAAAACGATCATTACTATCGTGTTCAAGTCAATACTAAGTGTGGTTATGTTTGATTAAAAAACTTCATGGCTCTTGCTTGTTTTTATTTAAATTTTCATACATTTGCAAAATGATAAGTGGTTAGTTAATAAAACGTTCCTATGATTAAAACGAGAAAAGTGGCTACGTAATAAAACGGTAACAATAATTAAAAAAACGAATATCATGAAAAAGAAATACTTATGGTTCTTAATGGTATTACTCCTGTTGATGGGAGGGTTCAGCTTAAGTGGTTGCAGCAAAGACAACGTAGACAGTGAAGATGACGAACAGCTAGGAGCTTCCCGGCCAAACCCCAACATGTTAAGCGATTTATCACGTCCCGGTGCCTTTATAAATTGGACCTTGTGGGAGAGTCACTCGTTATTTGGTTATACCATGAAAATTGAGTTCGACTATAAGGAGTGTACATACACTCTTCAGAAAAGTGGATCAGACAACACCATCGCCAAATACACATACAGCTTCAAATATACCACCATTACCCTTACATCTATTAATGATGATAAAGAAGTAATTACCGGAACAATTGTCAGCTATCCATTTAAAGCCGACGATATCACGTTTAAGAACTCTAAAAATGAAACAGTCTGGATGCAGATGACACGAAAAAAATAACCTGTGTCTCACTTATGTTATTCGTGTAGTGCGCTTACCCGGCGAGGTGAACAATCGCGTCCACAGCCGGAACTTTTCCCAGTTCATTCCAACCGATGATCCATTTCACACCACTAAGTTCAAGATAGAAGTGCAAAAGATTTGATTACATTACACTTCTTATCTTAATTGTTTTTTTCAAAAATCCCCTTTCAAAAGTGCTTAAGGGGTTTTGAAAAAAACAATTAGTCAATCAGCAACATAAAAAAATAAAAAAGGAGACCGAAGTCTCCCTAAAATTAACTATTATGTTGCTTATGAAAAAATACAAACAGTTAACTTCAGAACAAAGATATGCTATTTATTTAGGCTTACAAAACGGAACAAGCAAGTCTGAAATAGCCAAGCAGATAAAGGTAAATATTTCTACGGTTTATAGGGAATTAAGCCGTAACAAAAACAAAACTGGAGGCTACTCATGGCGTTTGG
Protein-coding sequences here:
- a CDS encoding ImmA/IrrE family metallo-endopeptidase, which translates into the protein MSKRIKNINRDVIEWAIIRNGNSLEEFYAHNPDVESWTKGEKYPTLKQLENFTHKVHVPFGYMFLDNPPVETIPLPFFRTGQKAQTEKVSLNVFHAIQLIKDRQDWLTEYLEELDFSDLNFVGKFSVKDNASSIVSDIREVLQLEEDWAELYENWEQALNHLTSKIEEAGIIVTFNGIVGANTHRVIDVNECRGFVLVNKKAPFLFINAADAKAAQMFTLIHELAHVWIGESAGFDNQQLLPANNPMEILCDKVAAEFLVPKECFLQKWELTQDFKSLSKMFKVSPIVIYRRALDLKLINLSDFLRFYNNYMSDFKQRKEKQGSGGDFYATARKRVSVRFAVFVDNAVKENKLLYRDAYKLTNMKGDTYNKFITEHLY
- a CDS encoding DUF4411 family protein; translated protein: MKKYLLDSNVLIQAHRMYYPFDVVPGFWNKLIDLSDRELICSIDKVKKEICNTSTPDKLALWCVNDIKSDFFVNTSSCVDKYAEIALWVQSNQHFKQNAKDEFLATDLADPWLIAYAMKHNCVMVTHEVSQPNRKNKIKIPEPCIHFKIQYISTIQMFRELGETF